A window of Tatumella citrea genomic DNA:
TGTTGTGGTCAGTTTCACAGCTCTTCCTTAGTAACAGGAAAGCTCCAGGGAGCAACTTCAGCTCCCGGATCTTCTGCCAGTAATTGTGTGTAAGTTGCCGCCAGAACCGCTGCATCACGCACTTCATCCGGCCAGTTCCGCCAGCATTTCATTAAACCGGCGTGTCCGGCTAACGCCACAAGCGTGGCATCATCTGAAAGGGTTCCGGCAACGGGAGGTTGTTCTTTCATGCTGACTGACTCCTTTTTACTGTTAAAGTCACCGGTTATTCATGTCCTGAGGAAAGGAACTGTTTCAGTTCAGGGGTTTGCGGATTGCTGAACAACTCAGCAGGCGGGCCTGCTTCATGGACTTTGCCCTGATGCATAAAAATGACCCGGCTGGCGACTTTACGTGCAAAGGCCATTTCATGGGTGACCATCAGCAAGGTCATTCCCTCGGCCGCCAGCGATTCCACCACTCTTAGCACTTCCCCTACCAGTTCCGGGTCCAGCGCCGAAGTGATTTCATCACACAGTAAAACCGCAGGCTCCATGGCCAGAGCCCTGGCGATAGCTACCCGTTGCTGCTGCCCCCCGGACAGTTGTTCCGGACGCGCATCGAACTTGTCACCCAGACCCACCCGGTTCAGTAATATTTTGGCCTGCTCTGCGGCCTCAGCAGTTTTCTTTTTTCTGACCAGCGTTGGTGCCAGCATGACATTACGGCCAACACTTAAATGCGGAAACAGGTTGAAGCTCTGGAAAATCATCCCAACGCGCTGGCGCAACGCCCGCATAGCTTGAACACTGTCATGGACCAGTGGCTGACCATCGACGCTCAGTGCGCCGTCCTGGAAAACTTCCAGGCCATTGATACAACGCAACAGGGTACTTTTCCCGGAACCACTTTTTCCGATAATGGCAATCACTTCA
This region includes:
- a CDS encoding amino acid ABC transporter ATP-binding protein → MQTTTNFNIAAAERPPAPAGAPVVTIHGLRKSYGSNEVLKGIDLNVNRGEVIAIIGKSGSGKSTLLRCINGLEVFQDGALSVDGQPLVHDSVQAMRALRQRVGMIFQSFNLFPHLSVGRNVMLAPTLVRKKKTAEAAEQAKILLNRVGLGDKFDARPEQLSGGQQQRVAIARALAMEPAVLLCDEITSALDPELVGEVLRVVESLAAEGMTLLMVTHEMAFARKVASRVIFMHQGKVHEAGPPAELFSNPQTPELKQFLSSGHE